From the genome of Rhizobacter sp. AJA081-3:
GGGCTACGTGACCGTGCGCACGCTGCAGCCGATGCTGCAGTACGACGTCGACGCCAACCCGCGCTCCGGTCAATTCGAGGCGGTGGGCAAGACCGGCTCGCTGCAGGCCACCGTGCTGTCGACCACGCAGGTGCAGATCGACCTGGACGCCGATGGCAACGGCGTGTTCGACGCGAGCAAGGTCGTGCTCTGGAGCGACCTCTTCTAGCGCTGGCGATCAGGCGGCCTGCCGCGCCGCGCCGCCTCGCCACTGTGCCATCAGCGCGGCCCACTTCGGCCGCGCTGCCTTCAGGTGGCGCTCCTTCACGTGGCCGAAGCCGCGGATCTCTTCGGGGATGCGCGCGATCTCGGCCGCCAGCGCCAGGTTGCCGGCGTTCAGCGTGCCCAGCAATTCCTCGACACAGGCGCGGTACTCGACGATCAGCGCGCGCTCGGTCTTGCGCTCCTCGGTGCGGCCGAACACATCGAAGGCCGTGCCGCGCAGCCCCTTGAGCTTCGCCAGCACACCGAAGGCGCTGCGCACCCAGGGGCCGTAAGGCTGCTTCACGAGTTCGCCGCGGTCGTTGTGCTTCGCGAGCAGCGGCGGCGCGAGGTGGTGCACCAGCTTGAAGTCGCCCTCGAACATGCCGGCGATCTTCTGCGTGAAGGCCGGGTCGGTGTGCAGCCGCGCCACCTCGTACTCGTCCTTGTAGGCCATCAGCTTGAACAGGTAGCGTGCCACCGCCTCGCTGAGCTTGGTGCCCTTCAGCGGCGCCTCGGCCGCGCGCACCTTCTCGACGAAGGCCTTGTACTGCGCAGCATAGGCGGCGTCCTGGTAGCCGGTGAGGAACTCGACGCGCTTGCTGACCATCTCGTCGAGCGACGGCTTCTTGACGAACTCGATCACCGCGGCCGCCTTGTACAGCGCCTGCACCGAGGCCAGGTCGTGCGCGCAGCGGCGGCCCCATTCGAAGGCAGCCTTGTTGTTGTCGATCTGCACGCCGTTGAGCTCGAAGGCGCGCATCAGTGCGGCGTGGGAGAGCGGCACGCGGCCCTTCTGCCAGGCGTAGCCCAGCAGCAGCGGGTTGGTGTAGATCGAGTCGCCGACCAGTTGCACCGCGGCCTGCTCGGCATCGAAGGCGCCCACCATGTCGATGCCCACCGCGCCGGCCACCGCCGTCTCGCAGTTGCCGCCGGGGAACTGCCAGTCGGGGTTGCGCACGAAGGCGGCGGTCGGCGTGCCGTGCGTGTTGAGCGCCACGAAGGTGCGCCCGCCGTGCATCACGCTCATCGTGTACTTGCTGGCCGCCACGATGGCATCGCAGGCGATCACGAGATCCGCCTTGGCGGTGTCGACCTTGGTGGTGTGGATGGCCTCGGGCCGGTTGGCGATCTGGATGTGGCTCCAGGTGGCGCCGCCCTTCTGCGCGAGGCCGCCGGCGTCCTGCGTGACCACGCCACGTCCCTCCAGGTGCGCGGCCACGCCGAGCAGCTGGCCGATGGTGATGACGCCGGTGCCGCCGACGCCGCCGACCACGATGCCCCAAGCTGTCTCGGCCAGCGGCAGGCTCGGCTCGGGCAGCGGTGGCAGTGACGACAGGTCGCTGCGCGCTTCCTTCTTCGCCTTCTTCAAGTTGCCGCCCTCGACCGTGACGAAGCTCGGGCAGAAGCCCTTCACGCAGGAGAAGTCCTTGTTGCAGGTGTTCTGGTTGATGCGGCGCTTGCGGCCGAACTCCGTCTCCACCGGCTCGACCGACAGGCAGTTGGACTGCACCGAGCAGTCGCCGCAGCCTTCGCACACCAGCTCGTTGACGACCACCGTCTTGGCCGGCGTGGCCAGCTTGCCGCGCTTGCGGCGGCGGCGCTTCTCGGTGGCGCAGGTCTGGTCGTAGATGATCGCGGTGCAGCCGGGCAGCTCGCGGAACTGGCGCTGGATCGTGTCGAGCTCGTCGCGGTGGTGCACCGTGACTCCGGCCTCCAGCGACACACCGGCGTACTTCTGCGGCTCGTCGGTGACGATGACCAGCTTCTTCACGCCCTCGGCGATCAGGCTCTTCTGGATCTGCAGCACCGAGTGGCCCTCGGGCCGCTCGCCGACCTGCTGGCCGCCGGTCATCGCCACGGCGTCGTTGTAGAGCACCTTGTAGGTGATGTTCACGCCAGCGGCGATGCTCTGGCGGATCGCCAGCAGGCCGCTGTGGAAGTAAGTGCCGTCGCCAAGGTTGGCGAACACGTGCGTGTCCTTCGTGAAAGGCGCCTGGCCGACCCAGGCCACGCCCTCGCCGCCCATCTGGCTGAAGGTACTGGTGCTGCGGTCCATCCACACCGACATGAAGTGGCAGCCGATGCCGGCCATCGCACGCGAGCCTTCGGGAACGCGGGTGCTGGTGTTGTGCGGGCAGCCGCTGCAGAACCACGGGGCGCGTTCGCCGGTGTCGGTCTTCAGCTCGAGCAGCGCGCGCTCGCGCTGCCCGACCACGGCCAGACGCTCGTCCATGCGCGCCGCGACATCGCTGCCTTCGGGTGCGAGGCCGAGCTTCTTCAGCCGCTTGGCGATCGCCTTGGCGATGATCGCCGGCGTCAGGTCGGCCTTGGCGCGCAGCAGCCAGTTGTCGCTCGGGTTCGGCATCGACCATTCGCCGCCGGAGAAGTCGCCCTCGGTCTCGTCGAACTTGCCCAGCACGTTGGGCCGCACGTCGGAGCGCCAGTTGTAGAGCTCTTCCTTGATCTGGTACTCGATGACCTGGCGCTTCTCCTCGACGACGAGGATCTCCTGCAGGCCCTGCGCGAAGTCGCGCGTGATGGTCGCGTCCAGCGGCCACACCACGTTGACCTTGTGCAGCCGGATGCCCAGGCGCCCGCAGGTGTCGTCGTCCAGGCCCAGGTCGGCCAGCGCCTGGCGCGTGTCGTTGTAGGCCTTGCCGCTGGCAATGATGCCGAAGCGATCGTTCGGGCCCTCGACCACGTTGCGGTTGAGCCTGTTGGCGCGCACGTAGGCCAGCGCCGCGTACCACTTGTGGTCGAACAGGCGTGCCTCCTGGTCGAGCGCCCCGTCCGGCCAGCGGATGTGCAGGCCGCCCGGCGGCATGGTGAAGTCTTCCGGCATGACGATCTTCACGCGGTCCGGGTCCACCGACACCGAGGCGGACGACTCCACCACCTCCTGGATCGTCTTCATGCCTGCCCACACGCCGGCGTAGCGGCTCATCGCGAAGGCGTGCAGGCCCATGTCGAGGATGTCCTGCACCGACGACGGGAAGAACACCGGCAGCCCGCACGCCTTGAAGATGTGGTCGCTCTGGTGCGCGGCGGTGGAGCTCTTCGCGACGTGGTCATCGCCGGCGATGGCGATCACGCCGCCGTGCTTCGCGGTGCCGGCCATGTTGGCGTGCTTGAAGACGTCAGAGCAGCGGTCCACGCCCGGGCCCTTGCCGTACCAGATGCCGAACACGCCGTCGTACTTCTTGCTCTGCGGGTAGAGGTCGAGCTGCTGTGTGCCCCACACCGCGGTAGCGCCGAGTTCCTCGTTCACGCCGGGCTGGAAGACGATGTGGTTGGCCTCGAGGTGCTTCTTCGCCGCCCACAGCGACTGGTCGTAGGTGCCCAGCGGACTGCCGCGGTAGCCGCTGATGAAGCCGCCGGTGTTCAGCCCCGCGGCCAGGTCACGCTGGCGCTGCAGCATGGGCAGCCGCACCAGCGCCTGCACGCCGCTCATGAAGGCGCGGCCGTGGTCGAGGCTGTACTTGTCGTCCAGCGATGCGCTCTCGAGCGCCTTGCGGATCGACTCGGGCAGGGGTGCATTCATGGCAGGCGCTCCGTGATAGGGCGAGCACGAGTGTAGAGATTCAGGGGCAGGAAGTGCTTTCTTTCGTTGCCGGGTTATGGTCTCTATGAGAAAGCTTCTTGCTCCAGATACTCGATTCGTATCAGAATCACGCCCGAAATGGCCACTTCAGGGAAAACCCCAGAGCCACCCACGGACGTGCAGGATGCGCATGGCGCGAGCCTGGACCGCTTCGACATCGCCATCCTGCGCGCCCTGCAGCAAGACGCACGCCTGTCAAACGCCGAGCTGGCCGCGCGCATCGGGCTGTCGGCCGCGCCGACCTGGCGGCGCGTGCGCTGGCTCGAGGAGCAGGGCTTCATCACCGGCTACCGCGCCGAGATCGACCGCCGCAAGATCGGCCTGGGGGTGCTCGCCTTCGTGCGCATCGACGCCGATCGCAACACCGCCGCCGCCACGCGCGAGCTGGAGGAGGCGATCCGCCGCATCCCGGAGGTGATCTCCTGCCACTACATCTCGGGCTCGGGCACCTTCGAGCTGCAGGTGATGGCCACCGACCTCGATGCCTTCTCGCGCTTCGCGCTCGACGTGCTGCTCAACCTGCCGCACGTGAAGGACCTGCACACCAGCTTCTCGCTGGGTGAGGTGAAGTCCGGCGGCGCGCTGCCGCTGGGCCACCTGCGCGGCGCCGTCGAGGCCGGCACGCCGGGGGCGCGATGAACGCGCGCTGGGCCTCGCTGACCGACTGGCTGCTCGGCACCGAGCCGCAGCAGCGCGTGCGTGCGGCGCGCTGCGGCCTCGCCTGCGGCCTGATGCTCTACAGCATCGCCAGCATGGGCTACTTCGTCTGGGTCGGCATGGCCTCGGCCGGGCCGGTGGCCGCACTGGCACTGGTCGGCCTGGGCGGCATGGGCGCCTGCTTCGCGGTGATCCGCAGCGGGGCCAACCTGCGCCTGGCCGACCCCTCGCTGACCGGCGTGCAGATGAGCTTCGCGCTGGCTGTCGGGGCCGTGGCCTACACGCTCGCCGGCCGCGGCCGCGGCGCAGTGTTCCCGATCATGATGGTGGTGCTGATGTTCGGCCTGTACTCGCTCAAGCCGCGGCAGGTGCGGCACATGAGCCTGCTGGCGCTGGTGTTGTTCGGCAGTGCGATGGCCTTGATGGCGTGGCTCTCGCCGGCCATCTACCGGCCCGAGGTGGAGTTCGC
Proteins encoded in this window:
- a CDS encoding Lrp/AsnC family transcriptional regulator: MATSGKTPEPPTDVQDAHGASLDRFDIAILRALQQDARLSNAELAARIGLSAAPTWRRVRWLEEQGFITGYRAEIDRRKIGLGVLAFVRIDADRNTAAATRELEEAIRRIPEVISCHYISGSGTFELQVMATDLDAFSRFALDVLLNLPHVKDLHTSFSLGEVKSGGALPLGHLRGAVEAGTPGAR
- a CDS encoding indolepyruvate ferredoxin oxidoreductase family protein; amino-acid sequence: MNAPLPESIRKALESASLDDKYSLDHGRAFMSGVQALVRLPMLQRQRDLAAGLNTGGFISGYRGSPLGTYDQSLWAAKKHLEANHIVFQPGVNEELGATAVWGTQQLDLYPQSKKYDGVFGIWYGKGPGVDRCSDVFKHANMAGTAKHGGVIAIAGDDHVAKSSTAAHQSDHIFKACGLPVFFPSSVQDILDMGLHAFAMSRYAGVWAGMKTIQEVVESSASVSVDPDRVKIVMPEDFTMPPGGLHIRWPDGALDQEARLFDHKWYAALAYVRANRLNRNVVEGPNDRFGIIASGKAYNDTRQALADLGLDDDTCGRLGIRLHKVNVVWPLDATITRDFAQGLQEILVVEEKRQVIEYQIKEELYNWRSDVRPNVLGKFDETEGDFSGGEWSMPNPSDNWLLRAKADLTPAIIAKAIAKRLKKLGLAPEGSDVAARMDERLAVVGQRERALLELKTDTGERAPWFCSGCPHNTSTRVPEGSRAMAGIGCHFMSVWMDRSTSTFSQMGGEGVAWVGQAPFTKDTHVFANLGDGTYFHSGLLAIRQSIAAGVNITYKVLYNDAVAMTGGQQVGERPEGHSVLQIQKSLIAEGVKKLVIVTDEPQKYAGVSLEAGVTVHHRDELDTIQRQFRELPGCTAIIYDQTCATEKRRRRKRGKLATPAKTVVVNELVCEGCGDCSVQSNCLSVEPVETEFGRKRRINQNTCNKDFSCVKGFCPSFVTVEGGNLKKAKKEARSDLSSLPPLPEPSLPLAETAWGIVVGGVGGTGVITIGQLLGVAAHLEGRGVVTQDAGGLAQKGGATWSHIQIANRPEAIHTTKVDTAKADLVIACDAIVAASKYTMSVMHGGRTFVALNTHGTPTAAFVRNPDWQFPGGNCETAVAGAVGIDMVGAFDAEQAAVQLVGDSIYTNPLLLGYAWQKGRVPLSHAALMRAFELNGVQIDNNKAAFEWGRRCAHDLASVQALYKAAAVIEFVKKPSLDEMVSKRVEFLTGYQDAAYAAQYKAFVEKVRAAEAPLKGTKLSEAVARYLFKLMAYKDEYEVARLHTDPAFTQKIAGMFEGDFKLVHHLAPPLLAKHNDRGELVKQPYGPWVRSAFGVLAKLKGLRGTAFDVFGRTEERKTERALIVEYRACVEELLGTLNAGNLALAAEIARIPEEIRGFGHVKERHLKAARPKWAALMAQWRGGAARQAA